In Trichoderma breve strain T069 chromosome 4, whole genome shotgun sequence, the following proteins share a genomic window:
- a CDS encoding pyridine nucleotide-disulfide oxidoreductase domain-containing protein, translated as MAPITKETDYLVLGGGSGGLGAARMAASKYGVKAMIVENARLGGTCVNVGCVPKKITYNAAALAEAIHDSKTYGFSVQETAPFDWGIFKTKRDAHIKKLNDIYARNLGNDKVDYLHGWGRLLSKNQAEVTLDDGSKVLVNAKKILVAVGGKPTDPPAIPGAELGINSDGFFDIDKKPGKVAIVGAGYIAVEFAGMFNALGTETHLFIRYNTFLRNFDPMIQETVTKEYERLGVNLHKQSQATKVEKAANGKLSVTYRDGEGNETTLHNVDHLIWAIGRTPLTSGIGLEEAGVKLNQKGYIVVDDYQNTNVDNIYALGDVTGQVELTPVAIAAGRRLSHRLFGPPEFKNLSLSYENIPSVVFAHPEVGAIGLTEPQAIEKYGRDNIKIYKSSFTATYYAIMDPEQKGPTSYKLITAGPEEKVVGLHILGQGSGEVLQGFGVAVKMGATKADFDNCVAIHPTSAEELVTMR; from the exons ATGGCTCCCATCACCAAAGAGACCGACTACCTCGTCCTCGGAGGCGGCAGCGGAGGTCTGGGTGCTGCCCGCATGGCCGCCTCCAAGTATggcgtcaaggccatgattGTCGAGAATGCACGCCTGGGAGGAACTTGCGTCAATGTTGG ATGCGTTCCCAAAAAGATCACATAcaacgccgccgccctcgccgAGGCCATCCACGACTCAAAAACCTACGGCTTCTCCGTCCAGGAGACCGCGCCCTTTGACTGGGGCATCTTCAAGACCAAGCGTGATGCTCatatcaagaagctgaacgaCATCTACGCGCGTAACCTTGGAAACGACAAGGTGGACTACCTGCACGGATGGGGACGCCTGCTGTCTAAGAACCAGGCCGAGGTCActctggatgatggctcCAAGGTGCTGGTTAACGCCAAGAAGATTCTGGTTGCCGTCGGAGGCAAGCCTACGGATCCCCCCGCAATCCCCGGAGCCGAGCTCGGCATCAACAGCGACGGCTTCTTCGATATCGACAAGAAGCCAGGCAAGGTGGCCATTGTTGGCGCCGGCTACATCGCCGTTGAGTTTGCCGGCATGTTCAATGCTCTTGGCACAGAGACccatctcttcatccgaTACAACACCTTCCTGCGCAACTTCGATCCCATGATCCAGGAGACTGTCACCAAGGAGTACGAGCGCCTGGGAGTCAACCTTCACAAGCAGTCTCAGGCCACAAAGGTCGAGAAGGCCGCCAACGGCAAGCTCTCTGTCACATATCGCGACGGAGAGGGCAATGAGACCACCCTCCACAACGTTGATCACCTCATCTGGGCCATTGGCCGAACCCCCTTGACGAGCGGCATCGGCTTGGAAGAGGCCGGTGTTAAGCTTAACCAGAAGGGATACATTGTTGTAGACGACTACCAGAACACCAACGTCGACAACATCTACGCCCTCGGCGATGTTACCGGCCAAGTCGAGTTGACCCCCGTCGCCATCGCTGCCGGACGTCGTCTCTCACACAGACTTTTTGGACCCCCTGAATTCAAAAACCTGAGTCTCAGCTACGAAAACATCCCCTCGGTCGTGTTTGCGCACCCCGAGGTTGGTGCCATCGGTCTCACGGAGCCGCAGGCTATCGAGAAGTACGGCAGGGACAACATCAAAATCTACAAGTCTTCCTTCACTGCCACTTACTACGCCATCATGGACCCCGAGCAGAAGGGCCCTACCAGCTACAAGCTCATCACAGCGGGCCCTGAAGAGAAGGTTGTTGGTCTGCACATCCTGGGCCAGGGAAGCGGCGAGGTCCTGCAGGGCTTTGGCGTTGCTGTCAAGATGGGAGCGACTAAGGCTGACTTTGACAACTGCGTTGCCATCCACCCCACAAGCGCCGAGGAGCTGGTTACAATGAGGTAA